From the Bacteroidia bacterium genome, one window contains:
- a CDS encoding Hsp20/alpha crystallin family protein, whose translation MPHYRFDPMKEFENLSQRMRKFADEFPETFSLEFGKGFEPKVDVYHDDASISVIAELPGMAKNEISVSLADGVLTLKGEKKLPVSGEGTTILRSERSFGEFKRLIELPGEVDANSISAHMDAGVLSIVIRKKVRVQDKEITIEIG comes from the coding sequence ATGCCGCATTATCGTTTTGACCCGATGAAGGAATTCGAGAATCTTTCGCAGCGCATGCGGAAATTCGCAGATGAGTTTCCCGAAACCTTTTCCCTTGAATTCGGCAAAGGCTTCGAGCCCAAAGTGGACGTGTATCACGATGATGCGAGCATCAGCGTGATAGCGGAGTTGCCGGGAATGGCCAAAAATGAGATTTCCGTCTCCCTGGCCGACGGAGTGCTGACTCTGAAAGGCGAGAAGAAGCTTCCGGTCAGTGGCGAAGGCACAACCATCCTCCGCTCGGAGCGCTCCTTCGGTGAGTTCAAGCGCCTGATCGAACTTCCGGGTGAGGTGGACGCGAACAGCATCAGCGCGCACATGGATGCCGGTGTCTTAAGCATCGTCATCCGGAAAAAAGTGCGCGTGCAGGACAAGGAAATAACGATAGAAATCGGTTAA
- a CDS encoding efflux RND transporter periplasmic adaptor subunit, which translates to MASNGKSKKKKIIIFSILGALLVIVVVAVIIGSGKEEIITVQTEKVSRRTITQVVEATGKIQPQTQVKINAEVSGEIIGLPVKEGDVVKKGQLLVRIKPDTYTAQRDQALAALNRARSQLIQTEADFRKTDAEYRRQQELFKKGLISESALESIKSAYEISKANIDAARADIQSYEANVNRAREELNKTSIYSPIDGMVTQLISKLGERVSGSSFMQGTEIMTVSDLSIMEARVEVNENDVILISLGDTARVEVDAWPDREFTATVYQIANTALTKGLGTQEEVTNFEVRLVMKNDGVEFRPGMSATARIETDTRRDVIVVPLQSVTTREEKEKPIAEREDLGDVEIQGVTDVKEKKTKPQEVVFALKEGLARKMPVKTGISSDAYIEIREGLEEGVEVITGSYRAISRDLNDSMRVRVDNKKVRKIGATVTE; encoded by the coding sequence ATGGCCAGCAACGGGAAATCAAAAAAGAAAAAAATCATCATTTTCTCCATTTTGGGAGCACTGCTCGTCATCGTGGTCGTGGCCGTGATCATCGGCAGCGGTAAGGAAGAGATCATCACGGTGCAGACGGAAAAGGTATCGCGCCGCACCATCACGCAGGTGGTCGAGGCCACCGGTAAAATCCAGCCGCAGACGCAGGTAAAGATCAACGCCGAGGTATCCGGCGAGATCATCGGTCTGCCGGTAAAAGAGGGTGATGTCGTGAAAAAGGGCCAGTTGCTTGTGCGCATCAAACCGGACACCTACACCGCGCAACGGGATCAGGCCCTGGCCGCGCTGAACCGGGCACGCTCGCAGCTCATTCAGACGGAAGCGGATTTCCGAAAGACGGATGCCGAGTATCGCAGACAGCAGGAGCTGTTCAAGAAAGGACTGATCTCCGAATCCGCGCTCGAATCCATTAAAAGCGCCTATGAAATTTCGAAGGCGAATATTGATGCCGCGCGTGCGGACATACAGAGCTACGAGGCAAACGTCAACCGCGCACGGGAGGAATTGAACAAAACCAGCATTTATTCACCCATCGATGGAATGGTCACCCAGCTCATTTCCAAGCTTGGCGAACGCGTTTCGGGATCCAGCTTCATGCAGGGAACGGAAATTATGACGGTGAGCGATCTGTCCATTATGGAAGCCCGGGTGGAGGTGAACGAGAACGATGTCATTCTCATTTCGCTTGGCGACACCGCCCGCGTGGAAGTTGATGCCTGGCCGGACCGCGAATTCACCGCCACTGTCTATCAGATCGCGAATACCGCACTGACAAAGGGCCTTGGAACACAGGAAGAGGTCACGAATTTCGAAGTGCGACTTGTCATGAAGAATGACGGTGTCGAGTTTCGACCCGGCATGTCCGCCACCGCGCGTATCGAGACCGACACACGGCGTGATGTGATCGTCGTTCCGCTGCAGTCTGTGACCACGCGAGAGGAGAAGGAGAAACCCATCGCCGAACGCGAAGACCTTGGCGACGTGGAAATTCAGGGCGTGACGGATGTCAAGGAGAAGAAAACCAAGCCGCAGGAGGTGGTGTTTGCCCTCAAGGAAGGCCTTGCCAGAAAGATGCCGGTGAAAACAGGTATCAGCAGTGACGCGTACATCGAAATTCGAGAAGGACTGGAGGAAGGCGTAGAGGTGATCACCGGCAGTTATCGTGCCATCAGCCGTGACCTCAACGACAGCATGCGCGTGCGCGTGGACAACAAGAAAGTCCGTAAGATCGGTGCGACCGTAACGGAGTAG
- a CDS encoding TolC family protein, producing MKAHSVGLYFLLLSMCAPALSAQQQESTSPWSLQQCIDTGLKRNLDVQRARNQVESSSTYRTSAYGEFLPSVNASGTWVRSDENQIRIRPDGLVESRDSWSYGVNAGLTIFDGMRNFNTVDKSLLDYEASQHFATRTTQSVVFMIQQAYFNTLRLRELTRVQEANVERSNKQLELIREMNRVGSVPLADVYKQEVQVGSDRLSLLDARNSYQNALVDMQALLGLEPRMDFTIADAQSEQEITPGDIARWHSDLGDFPSLVDEAAKARADYRERELSLLSAEKGISIARSGHYPVLSAFAQYNWSNLELKDFTVYDRFSYGLSLDVPIFAGFQVSTAVQRSEIAVREIGLQRDQLRRTIATEILKAMNNLETAGVNVEIAATKLISAREDHRIATERYNLGSGTLLDLITAAAGLRLAESDVINARFNYLTAQRGMEFQLGRTQY from the coding sequence ATGAAAGCACATTCAGTCGGTCTGTATTTTCTGCTCCTGAGCATGTGCGCTCCGGCGCTGTCTGCGCAACAGCAGGAATCGACAAGCCCATGGTCCCTGCAGCAATGCATCGACACGGGCCTGAAGCGCAACCTCGACGTACAACGGGCGCGCAATCAGGTTGAATCATCTTCTACGTACCGCACATCCGCCTATGGCGAATTCCTTCCTTCGGTGAATGCCTCGGGTACCTGGGTGCGCTCCGATGAGAACCAGATTCGCATCCGTCCAGACGGACTGGTGGAATCGCGCGACTCCTGGAGCTACGGCGTGAATGCGGGACTGACCATTTTCGATGGCATGCGGAATTTCAACACAGTGGATAAAAGTCTGCTGGATTACGAGGCCTCTCAACATTTTGCCACGCGCACAACGCAATCCGTGGTCTTCATGATTCAGCAAGCGTATTTCAACACGCTCAGGCTGCGTGAGCTGACGCGCGTACAGGAAGCCAACGTCGAGCGCAGTAACAAGCAGCTCGAGTTGATTCGCGAAATGAATCGCGTCGGTTCGGTCCCCCTGGCGGACGTGTACAAACAGGAGGTTCAGGTCGGTTCGGACCGTCTGTCGCTGCTCGACGCGCGGAATAGCTATCAAAATGCGCTTGTGGACATGCAGGCATTGCTCGGTCTCGAACCGCGTATGGATTTCACCATCGCGGATGCACAGAGCGAGCAGGAAATTACGCCTGGTGATATCGCGCGCTGGCACTCCGATCTCGGAGATTTCCCATCGCTCGTTGACGAAGCGGCTAAAGCGCGCGCCGATTACCGCGAGAGGGAACTGAGTTTACTCAGCGCCGAGAAAGGCATCAGTATCGCCCGCTCCGGTCACTATCCGGTGCTTTCCGCCTTCGCGCAGTACAACTGGAGTAATCTCGAACTGAAGGATTTTACGGTGTACGACCGTTTCTCCTACGGCCTGAGCCTGGATGTCCCTATTTTTGCGGGTTTCCAGGTCTCGACCGCCGTACAGCGCTCCGAAATCGCGGTACGCGAAATCGGCTTGCAGCGTGATCAGTTACGGCGTACCATTGCCACCGAGATACTCAAGGCGATGAACAATCTGGAAACCGCCGGCGTCAATGTGGAGATTGCGGCAACCAAGCTCATCTCCGCGCGTGAGGATCATCGCATCGCTACCGAACGATACAATCTCGGCTCAGGAACACTGCTGGACCTCATCACCGCCGCAGCGGGACTCCGTCTGGCGGAAAGCGATGTCATCAATGCCCGCTTCAATTATCTGACAGCGCAGCGTGGCATGGAATTCCAACTTGGTCGTACTCAATACTAG
- the dnaK gene encoding molecular chaperone DnaK: MGKIIGIDLGTTNSVVAVMEGSTPTVIPNSDGGRTTPSVIGFKKDGERVIGNAAKRQAVTNPKNTVYSIKRFMGRRYDEVLNEISEVPYEVIRGDNDTARVRIEDRVYSPPEISAMVLQALKKSAEDYLGEKVTEAVITVPAYFNDAQRQATKDAGEIAGLTVRRIINEPTAAALAYGLDKKNKQQKIAVYDLGGGTFDISILELGDGVFEVKSTNGDTHLGGDDFDQRLIDFLADEFQKNEGVDLRKDAMALQRLREAAEKAKMELSSQLQTDVNLPFITATAEGPKHLNTTITRTKFEQLTDDLVRRTVDPCKAALQDAGLTPNDIDEVILVGGSTRIPRVQQIVKDLFGKEPHKGVNPDEVVGVGAAIQGGVLAGDVSDVLLLDVTPLSLGIETLGGVMTTLIPSNTTIPTRKSEIFSTAADSQTSVEIHVLQGERPMAADNRTLGRFHLDGIPPAPRGVPQVEVTFDIDANGILHVAAKDKATNKEQSIRITSSSGLDKDDIERMRREAQEHAADDKKRKEEVDLRNQADSLVFQTRKQLEDFKDQLDADTKAKLEDQAKRLEEALKAGVAADIKSTMDELNKTWNEASTKMYQNAQQPGAGPDPGAANAGDANTGGGSSATDADYEVVDDEKK, translated from the coding sequence ATGGGCAAAATTATCGGTATTGACCTGGGAACGACCAATTCGGTTGTCGCTGTGATGGAAGGCAGCACACCGACTGTCATCCCGAACTCGGACGGCGGACGCACTACACCCTCCGTCATCGGTTTCAAAAAAGACGGTGAACGCGTGATCGGCAATGCCGCCAAGCGTCAGGCCGTTACCAATCCGAAGAACACCGTGTATTCCATAAAACGCTTCATGGGCCGGCGCTACGATGAAGTTCTCAACGAAATCTCGGAAGTCCCCTACGAAGTGATTCGCGGCGACAACGACACCGCACGTGTGCGCATTGAAGACCGCGTGTACTCGCCGCCCGAGATCAGCGCCATGGTGTTGCAAGCACTCAAAAAATCCGCCGAAGATTACCTGGGTGAGAAGGTCACCGAAGCGGTGATTACCGTACCCGCGTATTTCAACGATGCACAGCGCCAGGCGACCAAAGACGCGGGTGAAATCGCAGGCCTTACCGTGCGGCGTATCATCAACGAGCCAACGGCGGCCGCGCTGGCGTACGGTCTCGATAAAAAGAACAAGCAGCAGAAAATCGCCGTGTACGATCTCGGCGGCGGCACCTTCGATATCTCCATACTCGAACTCGGCGATGGCGTGTTCGAGGTGAAGTCCACAAACGGCGATACGCATCTCGGCGGCGACGATTTCGATCAGCGACTCATCGATTTTCTGGCGGATGAATTCCAGAAGAATGAGGGCGTTGATCTCCGCAAGGATGCCATGGCCTTGCAGCGTTTGCGCGAAGCGGCGGAGAAGGCGAAAATGGAACTCTCCTCCCAACTGCAGACCGACGTCAATCTCCCCTTCATCACCGCGACGGCGGAAGGCCCGAAGCATCTCAACACGACCATCACGCGTACGAAGTTCGAGCAACTTACCGACGATCTCGTTCGCCGCACCGTCGATCCCTGCAAGGCCGCCTTACAGGATGCCGGACTCACACCGAACGACATCGATGAAGTCATTCTGGTTGGCGGCTCTACGCGCATCCCGCGCGTACAGCAGATTGTCAAAGACCTCTTCGGGAAGGAACCGCACAAGGGCGTGAATCCCGACGAAGTCGTCGGTGTAGGCGCGGCCATTCAGGGTGGCGTACTCGCCGGCGATGTCAGCGACGTGCTGCTGCTGGACGTCACCCCGCTCTCATTAGGCATCGAGACGCTCGGCGGTGTGATGACGACGCTGATTCCGTCGAACACCACCATTCCCACCCGCAAAAGCGAGATTTTCTCCACGGCGGCCGACAGCCAGACCTCGGTGGAAATTCACGTGTTGCAGGGCGAGCGTCCCATGGCTGCGGACAACCGCACACTCGGACGATTCCATCTCGATGGCATTCCCCCTGCGCCGCGCGGCGTTCCGCAGGTGGAGGTGACTTTCGATATCGACGCCAACGGCATTCTCCATGTGGCGGCCAAGGACAAGGCCACGAATAAAGAGCAGAGCATTCGCATCACTTCGTCCAGCGGACTCGATAAGGACGACATCGAGCGCATGCGCCGCGAGGCGCAGGAACACGCGGCCGACGACAAGAAGCGCAAGGAGGAAGTGGATTTGCGCAATCAGGCGGACAGTCTCGTATTCCAGACCCGCAAACAGCTTGAAGACTTCAAGGATCAGCTCGATGCGGACACGAAAGCGAAACTCGAGGATCAGGCCAAGCGACTCGAAGAGGCACTGAAGGCCGGCGTGGCCGCGGACATCAAGTCGACGATGGATGAACTGAACAAGACCTGGAACGAGGCCTCCACGAAGATGTATCAGAATGCGCAGCAGCCCGGTGCCGGTCCCGATCCTGGAGCCGCGAATGCCGGAGATGCAAATACGGGTGGTGGATCCTCCGCCACCGATGCAGACTACGAAGTCGTGGACGACGAGAAAAAGTAA
- a CDS encoding T9SS type A sorting domain-containing protein has protein sequence MRIICGKRFSLLRMASLTGMFLFMFATVFVASPAHAQYRTLLTFPDPEVSSIIHFNDTLYGLPGMLYSTDRGERWSPYSCRIDWDLHTCHSAAGNDSLLLILTSRGLFSKSRREGVFRWISSRTGQQLHMTGSIVHFTDVREDTTVLAFSTSNGLDARAYAHPGKNAEILFCEDSSVWILADNKTLYHSTNLGKSWTPKLSGNGNSVRGLARYRDKLYCIPSIWQDRLLVSPDDDTWTPMALPFYTSNDTRLGTFNGQLHVWSPTLGIQRFDEALNRWIKIADGVRGMNRLTMEYGAFYSTGDGLFLYEPSRSAWRLLAERNPYSSDPLLFTTQSSFFISDDANKAIVMRREDNTWWSITKPKNLYFQNLAEIDNVLYSAYDTTFLHSVDGGIHWSQAGRLPVRCRFFGASNGKFVIVTMASYTDTAFVMHSDDHGTTWKREGGFIDDQGVTGMFLRDSRRLIRTRQNGPVDHWYYSGDEGGSWIELNSTLQAPIKLIVLTEQAIVAQTTYGLWKSVDHGASWEGIYIPFEDFSLRLAIPGGVCLTVPDGFVFVHMDNSAPRFLRFPLESASVNQLVSNGKELYFSGFRKFVIALELTPEVLSVLHSPVLTDDASFTAGGIWPMPVRDGGSIPVTAKYAMDVSVSIMDFLGRDVVDEYIVALQPGENILALPGKRLTPGIYFVRLSDGETVSIRRCIVK, from the coding sequence ATGCGAATTATCTGCGGAAAGCGCTTCAGCCTGCTTCGAATGGCCTCCCTGACGGGGATGTTTCTTTTCATGTTCGCGACCGTTTTCGTAGCCAGCCCGGCACACGCCCAGTATCGAACTCTGCTGACGTTTCCGGATCCCGAGGTCAGCAGCATCATTCATTTCAACGATACGTTGTACGGGCTGCCCGGGATGCTCTATTCAACGGACAGAGGCGAACGCTGGTCTCCGTATTCCTGCCGCATCGACTGGGATTTGCATACCTGCCATTCCGCAGCCGGAAATGATTCGCTTTTGTTGATCCTGACATCAAGAGGTTTGTTTTCCAAATCCCGCCGCGAAGGAGTATTCCGATGGATCTCCTCCCGAACGGGTCAGCAACTGCACATGACCGGCAGCATCGTCCATTTCACCGATGTCAGGGAAGACACAACTGTACTCGCATTTTCGACATCCAACGGTCTCGATGCCAGGGCATACGCGCACCCAGGGAAGAATGCGGAAATTCTGTTCTGTGAGGATTCTTCCGTCTGGATACTCGCCGATAACAAAACATTGTATCACAGCACGAATCTCGGCAAATCCTGGACGCCCAAGCTGTCCGGAAACGGGAACTCAGTCAGGGGTCTTGCTCGCTATCGAGACAAGCTCTACTGCATTCCTTCGATATGGCAGGACAGGCTGCTGGTTTCGCCTGACGATGATACATGGACGCCAATGGCCTTGCCGTTTTACACTTCAAATGACACACGGCTTGGGACATTTAACGGACAACTTCATGTCTGGTCTCCAACCCTCGGGATACAGCGATTTGATGAGGCATTGAATCGTTGGATAAAAATTGCGGATGGTGTTCGTGGTATGAATCGATTAACGATGGAGTACGGAGCGTTTTATTCCACCGGAGATGGTTTATTTCTCTATGAGCCATCGCGAAGCGCATGGCGATTGCTCGCCGAGCGCAACCCGTACAGTTCCGATCCCCTGCTCTTCACGACGCAAAGTTCATTTTTCATTTCGGACGACGCAAACAAAGCCATAGTCATGAGGCGGGAGGATAACACATGGTGGAGTATCACCAAACCGAAAAATCTGTATTTCCAGAACCTCGCTGAAATCGATAATGTGCTATACAGTGCCTACGACACGACATTCCTGCATTCTGTCGACGGAGGTATACACTGGTCCCAAGCAGGGAGACTTCCCGTTCGCTGTCGGTTTTTTGGGGCAAGTAATGGAAAATTCGTAATCGTGACAATGGCGAGTTACACCGACACAGCTTTTGTCATGCATTCCGATGATCACGGTACGACCTGGAAGCGTGAAGGCGGCTTCATCGATGATCAGGGTGTCACAGGCATGTTTTTACGTGATAGCCGGCGTCTGATCAGAACCAGACAAAACGGCCCTGTGGATCACTGGTATTACTCCGGCGACGAAGGTGGCAGCTGGATTGAACTTAATAGCACCTTGCAGGCGCCGATCAAGCTCATCGTGCTGACCGAGCAGGCTATCGTAGCACAGACAACGTACGGACTGTGGAAATCGGTGGATCATGGAGCGAGTTGGGAGGGTATTTACATCCCATTTGAGGATTTTTCGCTTCGACTCGCAATCCCCGGTGGTGTATGTCTCACGGTACCTGATGGCTTTGTATTTGTTCACATGGATAATTCCGCTCCACGTTTTCTCCGATTCCCGTTGGAATCCGCTTCCGTGAATCAGCTCGTTTCGAATGGTAAGGAACTCTACTTTTCAGGTTTCAGAAAATTCGTGATCGCACTTGAATTGACGCCTGAAGTTCTTTCGGTTTTGCATTCCCCTGTCCTGACTGATGACGCTTCCTTTACTGCAGGGGGCATCTGGCCCATGCCAGTGAGGGATGGCGGTTCGATACCAGTAACCGCGAAGTATGCAATGGATGTCAGCGTATCAATTATGGACTTCCTGGGACGGGATGTAGTGGATGAATACATCGTTGCGCTACAACCGGGTGAGAATATTCTTGCGCTACCGGGAAAGCGGCTGACCCCAGGAATCTATTTTGTCAGATTGTCGGATGGCGAGACTGTTAGCATCCGTCGATGTATCGTGAAATAG
- a CDS encoding CCA tRNA nucleotidyltransferase translates to MPEITHIELLNPLLQRIGALAASRGERAFVVGGVVRDILLGKEIKDIDISVEGDGIAFAHAVHSALHSSRVVEFARFGTARIAVDNTEIEFVGTRREEYLETSRKPVVSTGSIDDDLRRRDFTVNAMAASLLPDDYGRLIDPFHGREDLALRVLRTPLEPSATFSDDPLRMMRAFRFAAQLDFTIASPALAAIRDMRERIAIVSMERIRDEFLKLLAAPKPSVGLAPMQECGLLSHVFPELSQLAGVDQRSMEYPDGVKNFHHKDVFYHTLKVLDNLCGVTEDIWLRFSALLHDIAKPRTKAFVEETGWTFHGHPEIGARMVLPIFRRMKLPLEPVSFVKKMVLLHLRPIALINEEVTDTAIRRLVVDAGEHLGELLDLCRSDITTKNPKLVKKYLRNYDALVLRIREVEERDRLRNWQPPLDGETIMRVCGIRPGILVGVLKTRIEDAVLDGIIPNDSTAALAYLESIKDEVLAMSHPGKPRSRKSQLSGLPENLRE, encoded by the coding sequence GTGCCTGAAATCACCCACATAGAGCTCCTGAATCCCTTGCTGCAACGCATCGGCGCGCTGGCTGCTTCCCGCGGCGAACGTGCGTTCGTCGTAGGCGGCGTGGTGCGCGACATCTTGCTGGGCAAAGAAATCAAGGATATTGACATCTCCGTGGAAGGCGACGGCATCGCTTTTGCGCACGCGGTGCATAGCGCACTGCACAGCTCACGGGTGGTGGAATTTGCGCGATTCGGTACCGCGCGCATTGCCGTGGATAACACGGAAATAGAGTTCGTCGGAACCCGGAGAGAAGAATACCTCGAAACCTCGCGGAAGCCGGTGGTAAGCACAGGGAGCATTGACGATGACCTCCGACGCAGGGATTTCACGGTCAACGCAATGGCGGCCTCTCTCTTACCCGACGACTACGGACGCCTCATCGATCCCTTTCACGGGCGTGAAGATCTTGCGCTGCGCGTCCTGAGGACGCCGCTCGAGCCCTCCGCCACGTTTTCCGACGATCCCTTGCGCATGATGCGCGCATTCCGTTTCGCAGCGCAACTGGATTTCACGATAGCGTCTCCGGCCCTCGCGGCTATACGCGATATGCGTGAGCGCATCGCGATTGTCTCCATGGAGCGGATACGCGACGAATTTTTGAAATTACTAGCCGCGCCGAAGCCGTCGGTGGGGCTGGCACCCATGCAGGAATGCGGTTTGCTGAGCCATGTGTTTCCCGAATTGTCGCAGCTTGCCGGCGTGGACCAACGTTCCATGGAATACCCGGACGGTGTAAAAAACTTCCATCATAAAGATGTTTTCTACCACACGTTGAAAGTCCTCGACAATCTTTGCGGTGTGACTGAGGATATCTGGCTCCGCTTCAGTGCGCTGTTGCACGACATCGCCAAACCGCGGACCAAGGCCTTTGTCGAGGAAACGGGATGGACTTTTCACGGACATCCCGAAATCGGTGCGCGTATGGTCCTTCCCATTTTTCGTCGCATGAAATTACCGCTCGAACCGGTGTCGTTCGTCAAAAAAATGGTCTTGCTTCATTTGCGCCCCATCGCGCTGATCAATGAGGAGGTAACGGACACCGCGATACGGCGTTTGGTGGTGGATGCCGGAGAGCACCTCGGCGAATTGCTCGACCTGTGTCGTTCGGACATCACCACGAAAAATCCGAAGCTCGTGAAAAAGTATTTGCGCAATTACGATGCACTCGTGCTACGCATCCGCGAAGTGGAGGAACGAGACCGTCTGCGCAACTGGCAACCACCCCTGGATGGTGAAACCATCATGCGCGTCTGCGGCATACGTCCCGGTATCCTCGTTGGTGTACTCAAAACCCGCATCGAAGATGCCGTACTCGACGGGATTATCCCCAACGACAGTACTGCCGCTCTTGCGTATCTCGAATCCATCAAGGACGAGGTGCTCGCCATGTCCCATCCCGGTAAACCGCGGTCCAGGAAAAGTCAGCTCAGTGGTTTGCCGGAAAACTTGCGTGAATGA
- a CDS encoding transketolase yields the protein MDLSLPALHRYAQEMRIDIIRMLHAAGSGHPGGSLSLIDILTVTMLKYVGRTADNVLDPDRNRLVLSKGHGVPALYAVLARAGVIKHEDLITLRQIDSPLQGHPHNVSMPAVEAPTGSLGQGLSIAQGMAMAARLDGSARRTYCVVGDGEMQEGQIWEALLSAAMYKLDNLIVILDYNKGQIDGPTNEIINLEPLAEKLRAFNWDVQEIDGHDVEEIDTALSNAQRLDGKPHFIIAHTVKGKGVSFMEHPTEWHGKAPGDADAQRAIEELQAQLTKEA from the coding sequence ATGGATCTTTCGCTCCCCGCTCTGCATCGGTACGCACAGGAAATGCGAATCGATATCATCCGAATGTTGCACGCCGCCGGCTCCGGCCATCCGGGCGGATCGCTGTCGCTGATCGACATTCTCACCGTCACCATGCTCAAATACGTTGGCCGTACGGCGGACAATGTCCTTGATCCCGACAGGAACCGGCTTGTGCTCTCCAAAGGTCACGGGGTTCCGGCGCTCTACGCCGTGCTTGCTCGCGCCGGAGTGATCAAGCACGAGGATCTGATCACCCTGCGTCAGATAGACAGTCCCCTTCAGGGACATCCGCACAACGTCTCCATGCCCGCCGTGGAGGCGCCCACCGGTTCTCTTGGCCAGGGCCTCAGCATCGCCCAGGGTATGGCCATGGCGGCGCGTCTGGATGGCAGTGCCCGTCGCACATATTGCGTGGTGGGGGATGGCGAAATGCAGGAAGGGCAGATCTGGGAGGCATTGCTTTCCGCGGCGATGTACAAGCTCGACAATCTCATTGTCATTCTGGACTACAACAAAGGGCAGATTGACGGTCCCACGAACGAGATCATCAACCTCGAACCCCTTGCCGAAAAGCTGCGTGCCTTCAACTGGGACGTGCAGGAAATCGACGGACACGACGTGGAGGAGATAGATACGGCGCTGTCGAACGCCCAGCGGCTGGATGGCAAGCCGCATTTCATCATAGCGCACACCGTGAAGGGAAAAGGCGTGTCCTTCATGGAACATCCCACCGAATGGCACGGCAAGGCGCCCGGCGACGCGGACGCTCAGCGCGCCATCGAAGAACTTCAGGCCCAACTCACCAAGGAAGCATAG
- a CDS encoding transketolase family protein — MATATRVSFGERLAELGATHPDIVVFDADLSKSTQSQLFAAKYPERFYEMGIQEHNMIGAAAGMALSGKKPFICSFSTFVVGRFEAIRMSIGYSEANVTIVGTHCGVAIGEDGYSQMALEDIGLMRTLPNMTIIQPADDREARAAVDFLATHQQPAFLRLTRQGLEDIHDETYRFEFGKADLLKAGNDAVIFATGGVVYNALRVAEDLKGEGFDIRVYNIHTIAPLDAETVVRAARETGRVITVEDHSIVGGLGGAVTELLSEQQPTRMKRIGMTTYGRSGSPTGLYEYYGLDTAGIKRQVLDFLR, encoded by the coding sequence ATGGCAACAGCAACCCGTGTATCTTTTGGCGAGCGGCTCGCGGAGCTCGGAGCCACGCATCCGGATATCGTCGTTTTTGACGCCGATCTTTCCAAGTCCACCCAATCACAGCTTTTTGCCGCGAAGTATCCCGAACGTTTCTACGAAATGGGCATACAGGAACACAACATGATCGGTGCGGCCGCAGGCATGGCGCTCAGCGGAAAAAAACCGTTCATCTGCTCCTTTTCCACCTTTGTTGTCGGCCGTTTCGAGGCCATTCGTATGTCCATCGGCTACAGCGAAGCCAACGTCACAATCGTCGGCACGCATTGCGGCGTGGCCATCGGCGAGGACGGGTACAGCCAGATGGCGCTGGAAGACATCGGTCTCATGCGTACGCTGCCGAATATGACCATCATTCAGCCGGCGGATGACCGCGAGGCCCGGGCCGCAGTGGATTTCCTCGCGACGCATCAACAGCCCGCGTTTCTCCGACTAACCCGACAGGGTTTGGAGGACATCCATGACGAAACCTATCGCTTCGAATTCGGCAAGGCGGATCTGCTCAAGGCCGGAAATGATGCTGTGATATTCGCGACCGGTGGCGTGGTGTACAACGCGCTCAGGGTGGCGGAGGACCTCAAGGGTGAAGGATTCGACATTCGCGTGTACAATATCCACACCATAGCGCCACTGGACGCGGAAACGGTTGTCAGAGCCGCCCGCGAAACCGGCCGCGTCATCACCGTGGAAGATCACAGCATTGTCGGAGGACTCGGCGGCGCCGTGACGGAACTCCTCTCCGAGCAGCAGCCCACGCGCATGAAGCGTATCGGCATGACCACCTACGGCCGTTCAGGTTCTCCCACTGGTCTGTACGAATATTACGGCCTCGACACAGCCGGGATCAAACGACAGGTGCTGGATTTCCTGCGATGA
- a CDS encoding Trm112 family protein produces the protein MISEDLLKILVCPIGKSELRLEGDTLVCTSCGVKYRIEDDIPIMLIEEAELPEGVTSIDDLECMKK, from the coding sequence ATGATCAGTGAAGATTTGTTGAAGATTCTCGTCTGTCCCATCGGAAAGTCGGAACTGCGGCTGGAGGGCGATACGCTCGTGTGCACGAGCTGTGGTGTCAAGTACCGCATCGAGGACGATATCCCCATTATGCTCATCGAGGAGGCGGAGCTGCCGGAGGGTGTGACGTCAATCGACGATCTGGAGTGCATGAAGAAGTAG